The following proteins are encoded in a genomic region of Porphyrobacter sp. CACIAM 03H1:
- a CDS encoding long-chain fatty acid--CoA ligase produces MAAGKLGAMQDWTMRVTAVIDHAAREAGGREIVSRWADGSETRTDWAGIRRDALKMAQALQRLGLKPGDKVASLAMNHSRHLVSWYGVAGMGGVLHTVNPRLFDDQLEYIVNHAEDRVLCYDAAFQPIVDRMKSRWPTVEHYICYDSGAHAPAFEDWIAAEDGDFEWVTGGETDPCMICYTSGTTGNPKGVQYEHRSTVLHALAGLQSAAFNFSSASVMLPVVPMFHAASWGLPYAGAMAGIKFVFSAVNDPAVLHDLMIREGVTDSAGVPTVWLAHFQYCDANGLDLPPLKAATIGGSAAPRFMIERLLKNGTRVQHAWGMTETSPIGTVGGPTWDWDQLTLEEKVEKTAMQGRPIFGVQLRTVALDDMTTELPRDGKTSGALQIRGPWIIRRYFKAEQDAVGNDGWFDTGDVGILHPDGTLQLTDRTKDVIKSGGEWISSVELENAACGHPAVAEAACIGIYHPKWDERPVLFVVKKAGAEVTSEDIIEHLRPQIAKWWLPDAVEFVDDIPHTATGKISKKDLRDRFADYTLA; encoded by the coding sequence ATGGCCGCAGGCAAGCTCGGGGCAATGCAGGACTGGACGATGCGGGTCACCGCAGTGATCGATCACGCCGCGCGCGAGGCGGGCGGGCGCGAGATCGTCAGCCGCTGGGCCGACGGCAGCGAGACGCGCACCGACTGGGCAGGCATCCGCCGCGATGCGCTGAAGATGGCGCAGGCCTTGCAGCGACTTGGCCTCAAGCCGGGCGACAAGGTCGCGAGCCTCGCGATGAACCATTCGCGCCATCTCGTCAGCTGGTATGGCGTGGCAGGGATGGGCGGGGTGCTCCACACGGTGAACCCGCGCCTGTTCGACGACCAGCTCGAATATATCGTCAACCACGCCGAGGACCGCGTGCTGTGCTACGACGCGGCCTTCCAGCCGATCGTCGACCGCATGAAGAGCCGCTGGCCGACGGTCGAGCACTACATCTGCTACGATAGCGGCGCCCATGCCCCGGCCTTCGAGGACTGGATCGCGGCCGAGGACGGCGATTTCGAGTGGGTGACCGGGGGCGAAACCGACCCCTGCATGATCTGCTACACCTCGGGCACCACCGGCAATCCCAAGGGCGTGCAATACGAGCACCGCTCGACCGTGCTCCATGCGCTCGCCGGGCTGCAATCCGCGGCCTTCAACTTCTCGAGCGCTTCGGTGATGCTCCCGGTCGTGCCCATGTTCCACGCGGCGAGCTGGGGTCTGCCCTATGCGGGCGCGATGGCGGGGATCAAGTTCGTGTTCTCGGCGGTCAACGATCCGGCGGTGCTGCACGACCTGATGATCCGCGAGGGCGTGACGGATTCGGCGGGCGTGCCGACCGTGTGGCTGGCACACTTCCAGTATTGCGACGCGAACGGGCTCGACCTGCCGCCATTGAAGGCCGCGACCATCGGCGGCTCGGCCGCGCCGCGCTTCATGATCGAGCGGCTGCTGAAGAACGGCACCCGCGTCCAGCACGCATGGGGCATGACCGAGACCTCGCCCATCGGCACCGTTGGCGGGCCGACCTGGGACTGGGACCAGCTCACGCTCGAGGAGAAGGTCGAGAAGACCGCCATGCAGGGCCGCCCGATCTTCGGCGTGCAGCTGCGCACCGTGGCGCTCGACGACATGACCACCGAGCTGCCGCGCGACGGCAAGACCTCCGGTGCGCTCCAGATCCGGGGGCCGTGGATCATCAGGCGCTATTTCAAGGCGGAGCAGGACGCGGTCGGCAATGACGGCTGGTTCGACACCGGCGATGTCGGCATCCTCCACCCCGACGGCACGCTGCAACTCACCGACCGCACCAAGGACGTGATCAAGTCGGGCGGAGAGTGGATCAGTTCGGTCGAGCTGGAAAACGCCGCCTGCGGGCACCCCGCCGTGGCCGAAGCCGCCTGCATCGGCATCTATCACCCCAAGTGGGACGAGCGCCCGGTGCTGTTCGTGGTCAAGAAGGCGGGTGCCGAGGTGACGTCCGAGGATATTATCGAGCACCTGAGGCCCCAGATCGCGAAGTGGTGGCTGCCCGATGCCGTCGAATTCGTCGACGACATTCCCCACACCGCCACGGGCAAGATCAGCAAGAAGGACCTGCGCGACCGCTTTGCGGACTACACGCTTGCCTGA
- a CDS encoding OmpA family protein, producing the protein MRKAAFLLVSAATILAVPAQARDGRVYAGINGGIVFEDQVEIESEPFRSDTPGNRALANTGTGWEVDGVLGYDFGWFRIEGEAAFKNQDHDTLIITSNNSLPGLVPGRRFGPDSTQKTYSGMVNALLDFGNEDGLQFFVGGGAGIAHVDFQLSTPETGLLADDSDTTFAYQGLAGVRYALSDTVDLGVKYRYFRADNVNVDGFGGNPLEIALESHSVLGSLIFNFGGRTEPEPAAAPPPPPPPPPPPPPPPPPPPPPPQAQCNTGPYIIFFDFDRSDIGAEAASVLNSAVTAYANCGNARVMLAGHTDKAGSAQYNMALAGRRNEAVRNYLTGRGVPAGQISGEAFGESQPRVPTADGVREAQNRRVEVTYGPGAGM; encoded by the coding sequence ATGAGAAAAGCAGCATTTCTGCTCGTCAGCGCCGCGACGATCCTCGCAGTGCCTGCCCAGGCGCGCGACGGCCGGGTCTATGCCGGCATCAACGGCGGGATCGTCTTCGAGGACCAGGTGGAGATCGAGAGCGAACCCTTCCGCAGCGACACGCCCGGCAACCGCGCGCTTGCCAATACCGGCACGGGCTGGGAAGTGGACGGCGTCCTCGGCTACGATTTCGGCTGGTTCCGGATCGAGGGGGAAGCGGCCTTCAAGAACCAGGACCACGACACGCTCATCATCACCAGCAACAACAGCCTTCCCGGCCTTGTGCCGGGCCGCCGTTTCGGTCCGGACAGCACCCAGAAGACCTATAGCGGGATGGTCAACGCCCTGCTCGACTTCGGCAACGAGGATGGCCTGCAGTTCTTCGTTGGCGGCGGTGCGGGGATCGCCCATGTCGATTTCCAGCTGAGCACGCCGGAAACGGGCCTGCTTGCCGACGACAGCGACACGACCTTTGCCTATCAGGGCCTCGCCGGGGTGCGCTACGCGCTCAGCGACACTGTCGATCTGGGCGTGAAGTACCGTTATTTCAGGGCCGACAACGTCAATGTCGACGGCTTCGGCGGCAATCCTCTCGAGATCGCGCTGGAATCGCATTCGGTGCTCGGGAGCCTGATCTTCAATTTCGGCGGGCGCACCGAGCCGGAGCCCGCCGCGGCGCCGCCCCCGCCGCCGCCTCCCCCGCCCCCTCCGCCGCCACCGCCTCCTCCGCCGCCGCCGCCGCCGCAGGCGCAGTGCAACACCGGCCCCTACATCATCTTCTTCGACTTCGACCGGTCGGACATCGGCGCCGAGGCCGCCAGCGTCCTCAACAGTGCCGTCACCGCCTATGCCAATTGCGGCAATGCACGGGTGATGCTCGCCGGGCACACCGACAAGGCGGGCAGCGCGCAGTACAACATGGCGCTCGCCGGGCGCCGCAACGAGGCGGTGCGCAACTACCTGACCGGGCGCGGCGTTCCGGCAGGGCAGATCAGCGGCGAGGCCTTCGGCGAGAGCCAGCCGCGTGTGCCGACCGCCGATGGCGTGCGCGAGGCGCAGAACCGCCGGGTCGAAGTGACCTACGGTCCCGGCGCGGGGATGTAA
- a CDS encoding OmpA family protein, translating into MKRTAILLCGAAAVVAVPAQAREGQPYIGINGGVSLEDQVTLDIDNDRADGRLENAAIADTKLGIDADIVVGYDFGAFRLEAEGGYKRNGYDRLTVVNSAILPGGLTVAPGTVVQNEEDLEIWSGMINGLVEFGSDDGFQVFGGGGVGIARLNLPVEVAGVGTVIDDGTTDFAWQLLAGARVALSRSVDLGVKYRYFVIDNFEIEAANGRDLRADYSSHSILASLTYNFGGQAEPAPVAAPPPPPPPPPPPPPPPPPPPPPPPPPQAQCNTGPYIVFFDFDRSDISPEAASILNNAVTAYANCGTARVMLAGHTDKAGSAQYNMALAGRRNEAVRGYMVSRGVPAGQISGEAFGESQPRVPTADGVREAQNRRVEVTYGPGSGM; encoded by the coding sequence ATGAAAAGAACAGCAATTTTGCTCTGCGGCGCTGCCGCAGTCGTTGCCGTGCCAGCACAGGCACGCGAAGGCCAGCCCTATATCGGCATCAACGGCGGCGTCAGCCTCGAGGATCAGGTGACGCTCGACATCGACAACGACCGCGCCGACGGCCGCCTGGAAAATGCCGCCATTGCCGACACCAAGCTCGGGATCGATGCCGATATCGTGGTCGGCTACGATTTCGGCGCCTTCCGGCTCGAAGCCGAGGGTGGCTACAAGCGCAACGGCTATGACCGCCTGACCGTGGTGAATTCCGCCATCCTCCCCGGCGGCCTCACGGTTGCGCCGGGCACCGTCGTCCAGAACGAGGAAGACCTCGAGATCTGGAGCGGCATGATCAACGGCCTCGTGGAGTTCGGCAGCGATGACGGCTTCCAGGTCTTCGGCGGCGGCGGGGTCGGCATCGCCCGGCTCAATCTCCCCGTCGAGGTCGCGGGCGTGGGGACCGTGATCGATGATGGCACCACCGACTTCGCGTGGCAGCTGCTCGCCGGTGCGCGGGTCGCACTGTCGCGCAGCGTCGATCTCGGGGTGAAGTACCGCTACTTCGTGATCGACAACTTCGAGATCGAGGCCGCCAACGGCCGCGATCTGCGCGCGGACTATTCGTCACACTCGATCCTCGCGAGCCTGACCTACAACTTCGGCGGACAGGCGGAGCCCGCACCGGTTGCGGCACCCCCGCCGCCGCCCCCGCCGCCCCCGCCGCCCCCGCCGCCGCCTCCCCCGCCGCCGCCCCCGCCTCCGCCGCCGCAGGCGCAGTGCAACACCGGGCCCTATATCGTGTTCTTCGACTTCGATCGTTCGGACATCAGCCCCGAAGCGGCGAGCATCCTCAACAATGCCGTCACCGCCTATGCCAATTGCGGCACGGCGCGGGTGATGCTGGCGGGCCACACCGACAAGGCGGGCAGCGCCCAGTACAACATGGCGCTGGCCGGTCGCCGCAATGAAGCAGTGCGCGGCTACATGGTCTCGCGCGGGGTTCCGGCGGGCCAGATCAGCGGCGAAGCCTTCGGCGAAAGCCAGCCGCGCGTGCCGACCGCCGATGGCGTGCGCGAGGCGCAGAACCGCCGCGTCGAAGTGACCTACGGCCCGGGTTCGGGGATGTAA